A single window of Castor canadensis chromosome 3, mCasCan1.hap1v2, whole genome shotgun sequence DNA harbors:
- the Or4e1 gene encoding olfactory receptor 4E1 codes for MEKAVLLNHTSSVTYFRLRGLSLNLKVQVAISSMFFIFYVLTLISNILIVITIVYDRRLHTPMYFFLSHLSFIDVCHSTVTIPKMLRDTWSEEKLISFNACVTQMFFLHLFACTEIFLLTVMAYDRYMAICRPLQYMTVMNWKVCVLLALALWVGGTIHSISLTSLTIKLPYCGPDEIDNFFCDVPQVIKLGCTDTHTIEILIVSNSGLISVVCFVVLVVSYAVILVNLRQQILEGRRKALSTCAAHLTVVTLFLGHCIFIYSRPSTSLPEDKVVSVFFTAVTPLLNPIIYTLRNEDMKNALNKLVGKEERKGEK; via the coding sequence ATGGAGAAGGCTGTCCTACTCAATCATACTTCTTCAGTAACCTACTTTCGGCTTAGGGGTTTATCTTTAAATCTGAAGGTGCAAGTTGCTATATCttccatgttctttattttctatgtCCTGACACTGATCAGCAACATCCTTATTGTCATAACTATAGTCTATGACCGCCGACTTCATacccccatgtatttcttcctcagcCATCTGTCCTTCATTGATGTCTGCCACTCCACTGTCACTATCCCCAAGATGCTGAGAGACACCTGGTCAGAGGAGAAGCTCATCTCCTTCAATGCCTGTGTGACCCAAATGTTCTTCCTACACCTCTTTGCCTGCACAGAGATCTTCCTCCTCACTGTCATGGCCTATGATCGGTACATGGCCATTTGTAGACCTCTGCAGTACATGACAGTGATGAACTGGAAGGTATGTGTGCTGCTGGCTCTGGCCCTCTGGGTAGGGGGTACCATCCACTCCATATCCCTGACCTCACTCACCATCAAACTGCCCTACTGTGGTCCTGATGAGATTGACAACTTCTTCTGTGATGTGCCTCAGGTGATCAAGCTGGGCTGCACTGACACCCACACCATCGAGATCCTCATTGTCTCCAACAGTGGGCTGATCTCTGTGGTCTGCTTTGTGGTCCTTGTTGTGTCCTATGCAGTGATCCTGGTGAATCTGAGACAGCAGATCTTGGAGGGCAGGCGGAAAGCCCTGTCCACCTGTGCAGCCCACCTCACCGTGGTCACACTCTTCTTGGGACATTGCATCTTCATCTATTCCCGTCCATCCACCAGCCTCCCAGAGGACAAGGTGGTGTCTGTGTTTTTCACTGCTGTCACCCCTCTGTTGAATCCCATCATTTACACCCTTAGGAATGAGGACATGAAGAATGCTTTGAACAAGTtagtggggaaggaggagaggaaaggagaaaaatga